Part of the Ornithodoros turicata isolate Travis chromosome 6, ASM3712646v1, whole genome shotgun sequence genome, caaaaacttgaagcagaagaaacacaatacaatacatgtcacaaagattatacttattacaggtatgatgcaatagcattgaaggggtatcacacatcatacacaatatcttttattagtggtaatcacgcgttttcaattaagcagaagggatagcacgattaatcaaagaagatatttttaatcaatgtgattacaatcaaaattacaagttttattataaacagtctcacatttttcagcctgggcagacttctttcgtcatttttccatctggggcgacttcattcgtatttttacccgatacaacaggtgcgcagcaggcgatttacatgcaagtatagacatgcaaagaggagtcatacacaaaaactacaagtgaaaatatatcaGGCAGTCAGCGGCAGCTGCATGACATGTTGAACTGACTTGTCTGTATGTTACAGATCACTCGGGCTCCCAAACAACGCAGCCCTACCAAACAGGAAACGCCTACACGTACCGCTACTGTGCTCCTGTTGTTTCCTCGCAGACTACGACGCGTTTGTGAATTGTTTTCGCAAACAATACTATCAGCTATCAGTGCCAACCAACGGTCGGATTATCTTGGAACTACACCAGCGACGTGCCTATAAGAGCCCGGACACCGCAAATTCATCTTTGCAGTCAGCGGCAGCTGCATGACATGTTGAACTGACTTGTCTGTATGTTACAGATCACTCGGGCTCCCAAACAACGCAGCCCTACCAAACAGGAAACGCCTACACGTACCGCCACTGTGCTCCTGTTGTTCCCTCGCAGACTACGACGCGTTTGTGAATTGTTTTCGCAAACAATACTATCAGCTATCAGTGCCAACCAACGGTCGGATTATCTTGGAACTACACCAGCGACGTGCCTATAAGAGCCCGGACACCGCAAATTCATCTTTGCAGTCAGCGGCAGCTGCATGACATGTTGAACTGACTTGTCTGTATGTTACAGGTGAGCCTCTACACTCACTGCTTTTCTCTTGTACTCGGCTTCACGCCGCTGACTGCAAGCCACTTTAGATCTGTATCAATATGTCATCTTGTGCTGATACATGTGAAAGTTGCGGCATTCTGTTTACCACGCGAGACACAGTGATCTTCTGTCAAGAATGCCACGCTCCTTTCCACATTGAGTGCTCAGGCGTTCGTACAAACCGTAGCAACTGGACGTGTCAGACCTGCAAAAGCGGGACCGCAAAGGCGAAGAAACAGGTCTCTTCAGATAACGACAGTAACAAACTAGATAAAATATTCAACATGCTCCAAGACCTCGTGCCGCTAAAAGATAAAGTGTGTGCCATGAGCGAAACACTTGTTCAGATGGAGAGCTCGCTTCAAGTAATGTCTGACAAATATGACCAAGTACTCTCCGAACTTTCCCATCAGAAACAGGAAATAGGCGCCCTTCAAAAGCGTGTAGACAAGATTGAACACAGTGCCGTTCAACTGAGCGCGCTGGAAAGCGTAAAACGGGATCTAAACGACCTTGAGCAATATGGCCGGAGGAATAATCTTGAAATCCATGGTATTCCTTATGCCCCGAACGAGAGTCTCTTAGACAAACTAAGCGAAGTTGCAGCAGTTCTGAATGTGCCTCAGCCAGACACCAACAGCATCGAAGCAATTCACAGGCTACCATTCACACCGGGAAAAATCCCCGCAGTAATCGTCCGGTTCACGAACAGATCCATTTGTGAACGTTGGCTGGCCAACAGAAGCAAGCTTCGAACCCATAAAATTCACAACCAAAACATATATGTTAACGAGAACTTGACCGCATCCAATCGAAAACTGTTCTACGACGCTCGAATGCGCGCCAAGGACTTGCACTACAAATTTGTATGGCATAAGTACGGTGCCATATATGTAAGAAAGGACGAATCTGCAAAACCCATCCGTGTTAGCTCCACCGTGGACCTTAACAACCTCGTTTAACCGCGAATAAACCTTGCTGTTTACGTCAGAAGGCCTATATTCTTGCATGAGCTATGCGTACACAGCACAGAATGCGCTCCACCTGCTGAATACTACACGCGGACCACATACTTTATCGTGTTTACATTTAAATGCTCAGTCACTACGAAACAAACATGATGACGTTGATACATTTCTACCCGTCGGGTTTTCCTTTGACGTTCTCATGTTTTCTGAAACCTGGTTTACTGCTGACGACCCCAGCTATAACCAGCCAGGCTACTCTTGTTTCTCACTCAATCGCACAGATAAGCGAGGAGGCGGCGTCGAAATCCTTTTGTCAAGTGATCTTGCTGATGGCTCGGTAGTTCAGGAATTAATGTGTTCCACACCACATTGCGAATTGTTACCAGTCGAAAGTGGGAAGTTCTTGTACGCAGCTTTATATCGTCCCCCACAAGGACTCTTCAAGGACTCTTCACAGACCTcgaacaaaggacacacacattCCTAGGGTGCCTTGCTAGTGGGCTCGCCACCAGCTCTCTGGCCAACAGTGGGGCTGTacctcggctcccagctagtccacctacgcCGCCATGGCGTGAGTTCGTGCgcgcaacaacgcttcacatcccaGGTTTACGGAAGAAGAGTGAATCCAGCCCCCTGGTGGCCAGAATGGCGGCTGGAACCTGATAAGCGATGTCTACGACTCGCATACTCTGGTGTTTACAGATGGCTCCATTGACGACCGTGACAGAAGCGCTACCAGTGTGTACTAATCCCATCAATGAACGTGgtctggcaagggaaatcagctCGTTACCCTATATCATCCACGACGGCCGAACACCTGGCCCtgttacacgcagctgctgcggtccaaCTGACTGGAATATTTAAGGCCGTTTTacttacggactccagaagtgcccttTCTAACGTGGTGAACcacttttctctttccttttttttttctttcttctttttctttcttttttgtacaaggaatagcaagtcgacttctgtctggctgacctttcctttttgcctgcctttttttcctttctttcgtaataaacatatccccccccacacacacatgtgtggtagcatcccAGCCCGTTGtataaggaggtcgtgtgcccagcataggctaatTGGAGGTGATCTTGCTCTCCAATGAatcccgtctcatgtcggcatcagggGCAACGAgtgagcggaccagctagcatcctcagcacaacttagctgcagcccatcctcaCCAGTTCCGGCCGACACAGACGAGCACATGGCCGTTAAACAGCTAGTTTAAGTGCGCCATCCTTGCATAAAGGACACCATGCAAAATCACAGACCCTCTCTTCCCATGAAACACCTTCCCCGAGTCATGCAGACAATGCTGCATCGgctacgcacgggatctgcgttcacgaactcgcacctgttcaagatcggcttcAGGGAGGATTCCAGTTACGGTCACTGTCATCATACGGAAACTATCgaacatatcctgacagaatgccgctAATACCATACTATGCACGAAACTCACTTTTCACACTCCAGGCCTGGCATATACTGATGGAcatcctcttccccgaaggttttTATGCAGAACAAATTACAAAAATTCGAAACCTCGCgcgttttcttcaagaaatgggcctcgcggaaagacccCTCTAGCACCTCTCATCCAGAGTGCACCTCCGTCACATCAGTATCGTTCATCTTacctatgcctcactttgaactTATCAACTCtcttgtctttttcttttttttgctatagtagtgacaatgcccactcgtgtgctgccaacaacagcaagctacttcgacccccccccctccgtccTCTAGTCCTTGTTTCGTATCTCTATGGGCCTGGAAGACGTGGGTgagggtgatgtagggggaaaggtgcggtcagcctgctctgaagtggcggctcggtgcacccaggggagggggaaagagggaggggagagattatggtggcacaggagagggaggggcgcGCTAAcactcttgctctgggatttgggtaacccaagaggactacccactacagaaaacatgcgagcgtCCATCCTTCCGTGGTCTTCATTGGGATGTCCCTGCacccacggtaaccgccaggattactGGCAAAGTTTCCCCATCTGGAGGACGTGGAAGATTCCTTTgggctgtagttcgagtcacacgggCTCCGCCTCATGGCGGGCATCACATGTCACGTTAGGAGGGAGAGAGAGCAAGGGATAAGGCAAGAATGGCGGGAAGACCAAAGACTATGAGGTCAGATTTGTATGTGCCCAGCGGCAGAACTGGTCGCGAGTAGGGCAAATTATACGACTTTTTCGGGAGTTCTAACTTCAAAAAAGGTATTAAGAGCGGTTATATGTCCGGAGTTCGTCCAACTGAAAACAGGATAAACGTTTCGTTGAAACAGTCAGCCCTGTCAGCACGTAATGAAATATTATTTACGCTGTTGCCTGTGTACCGCTGTCCGAGGCGTGTTACCCATTACGGCGTCTCGAATTCAGCATTATGTATTTGATGCACGGTGATTCGCACATTTATTTAACTTCACAAAATATAGATTATAGAtgataatataatataatagaTTAAATTATAATATAATTATAGA contains:
- the LOC135398533 gene encoding uncharacterized protein LOC135398533 yields the protein MLQDLVPLKDKVCAMSETLVQMESSLQVMSDKYDQVLSELSHQKQEIGALQKRVDKIEHSAVQLSALESVKRDLNDLEQYGRRNNLEIHGIPYAPNESLLDKLSEVAAVLNVPQPDTNSIEAIHRLPFTPGKIPAVIVRFTNRSICERWLANRSKLRTHKIHNQNIYVNENLTASNRKLFYDARMRAKDLHYKFVWHKYGAIYVRKDESAKPIRVSSTVDLNNLV